In Mycolicibacterium alvei, a single window of DNA contains:
- a CDS encoding cupin domain-containing protein yields the protein MEKISLTAIARQQLTSALAASNGRSATTVYGGHEHQLRQTVIALKGGTGLDEHESPGEATLQVIDGRVKLATAEASWEGSPGDHIVIPRTRHSLHALENSVVLLTVVKPHA from the coding sequence ATGGAGAAGATCTCGCTCACCGCGATTGCCCGCCAACAGTTGACTTCCGCCCTTGCGGCCAGCAATGGACGCAGTGCCACCACGGTCTACGGCGGGCATGAGCACCAGTTGCGTCAGACGGTGATCGCTCTCAAAGGTGGCACCGGTCTCGACGAGCACGAGAGCCCGGGCGAGGCGACCCTGCAGGTGATCGACGGCCGGGTGAAGCTGGCCACCGCCGAGGCCAGCTGGGAAGGATCGCCGGGCGATCACATCGTGATCCCGCGTACCCGCCACAGCCTGCATGCACTCGAAAATTCGGTGGTGCTGCTGACCGTGGTCAAGCCGCACGCCTAG